One stretch of Flavobacterium sp. 9 DNA includes these proteins:
- a CDS encoding Ig-like domain-containing protein encodes MKNPLHFNFFRREKYFHIIWICFVLLTSGLYAQRGYYDAAYKRYEANVGQLSNGAATTSKSYIQSDLQSEATDQQCVNMSATNATVQWTLTEAADGLVIRYSVPDGQTATLGVYNGNTKITTLTLTSTWSWEYLWSNGNPNNNGITNQNPRMRFDEVRYKLPSKIAVSGTLKLVRESGNVHVDFAEIEPVPTAITAPSGAVTYTGNGSDLQTFIDANGGKKIFLPTGVYSVNRELYFGAANTSLIGAGMWYTQINFTNTSSLNGGLRANAAGISFTDLYLTTNSASRSNSYKGINGVFTASSIVKNIWAEHFECGAWIAQYNTGGPAIADGFTLSHCRFRNNYADGINLCKGTANSIVEHCNFRNNGDDDQAIWSADGLECINNTFRYNTSENCWRACGLAIYGGKNNKAYNLIIKDNLEAGIRVSNNFPGAPFNNDGMHEIHDITVSTCGTFNDTYNNPVAAVDIFSATNAGSQVKNVQLYNIDILDSRNDAISISKRSGDGIYNLSFKDITVNGTGKEYPNNNALNRNWGRGYFVLIAGSPAGNGTYCNMNYSNRGGNAAANEEISAIGTFSWTAGSNCSSTPVAVTGVTISPTTATLGVGATQQLTPTVAPANATNKTVSYSSNNTGVATVNGSGLVTAIASGSATITVTTQDGAKTATVVITVNSSNIAVTSVSLSPTTASLAVGATQQLTPTVLPSNATNKSVSYASNNTGVATVNASGLVTAVSNGTATITVTTVDGSKTSTAAITVSTATGNYFTIKNKWTGNYLYDAGANVGYGATVANNNYKWEKVAVDATYYILKNVGTGDIMNIENLTGAVQCNAGSTGWYSAQWSTENVDATWVRIKNRWQTGSMIHIENLNGSAQYAGGQNNWESAQWQFQSTSTSKRANGIETAVTVENNSLVSLYPNPSINNEFNVVFPDLKAGNQATVTVTDINGRKVLVNKLNTSGKIDHHLTSGVYIVTISSNEFNVSKKLIVK; translated from the coding sequence ATGAAGAATCCATTACATTTTAATTTTTTTAGAAGAGAGAAATATTTCCATATCATATGGATTTGTTTTGTGCTCTTAACCTCAGGTCTGTATGCGCAACGAGGTTATTATGATGCGGCGTATAAAAGGTACGAAGCAAACGTTGGACAATTGTCTAATGGCGCTGCAACTACTTCAAAATCATACATTCAGTCAGATCTTCAATCGGAAGCGACAGATCAGCAATGTGTGAATATGTCTGCGACAAATGCTACAGTTCAATGGACGCTAACTGAAGCTGCAGACGGACTTGTAATCCGATACAGCGTTCCTGACGGACAAACGGCGACTTTGGGCGTGTATAATGGGAATACAAAAATTACCACGTTAACCTTGACTTCAACCTGGTCTTGGGAATATTTGTGGAGCAACGGAAATCCCAATAACAACGGAATCACGAATCAAAATCCTAGAATGCGATTTGATGAAGTACGTTATAAACTTCCGAGCAAAATCGCAGTTTCGGGAACTTTAAAACTGGTGCGTGAATCTGGGAATGTTCATGTAGATTTTGCTGAGATAGAACCAGTTCCAACAGCTATTACGGCTCCGTCTGGCGCTGTGACTTATACCGGAAACGGAAGCGATCTTCAGACTTTTATTGATGCAAACGGCGGTAAAAAGATTTTTCTTCCAACTGGTGTTTATAGCGTAAATCGCGAATTGTATTTTGGTGCTGCCAATACTTCTTTGATAGGCGCGGGAATGTGGTATACTCAAATTAATTTTACGAATACGAGCAGCCTAAACGGAGGATTGCGTGCTAATGCAGCAGGAATTTCATTTACGGATCTTTATTTGACTACAAATTCGGCGTCGAGAAGTAATTCTTATAAAGGTATAAATGGAGTATTTACAGCTTCTTCGATTGTAAAAAATATTTGGGCAGAACATTTTGAATGTGGCGCCTGGATTGCACAATACAATACTGGAGGTCCAGCAATTGCTGATGGTTTTACGCTATCTCATTGTCGTTTTAGAAATAATTATGCTGATGGAATTAATCTTTGCAAAGGAACTGCAAATTCAATTGTAGAGCATTGTAATTTCAGAAATAATGGTGACGACGATCAGGCGATTTGGTCTGCAGATGGATTGGAATGTATCAATAATACGTTTAGATACAATACTTCTGAAAATTGCTGGCGTGCTTGTGGACTTGCTATTTATGGCGGAAAAAATAATAAAGCTTACAATTTAATTATAAAAGACAATCTTGAAGCAGGTATCCGTGTTAGTAATAATTTTCCTGGAGCGCCATTTAACAATGATGGAATGCACGAAATTCATGATATCACGGTATCAACATGCGGAACTTTTAATGATACTTACAATAATCCTGTAGCTGCTGTAGATATTTTTAGTGCTACAAATGCGGGAAGTCAGGTCAAAAATGTTCAGCTTTATAATATCGATATTCTGGATTCAAGAAACGATGCAATTTCGATAAGCAAAAGATCGGGAGACGGTATTTATAACCTTAGTTTCAAAGACATTACGGTTAACGGAACAGGTAAGGAATATCCAAACAATAATGCGCTTAACAGAAACTGGGGAAGAGGATATTTTGTACTTATCGCGGGTTCTCCAGCCGGAAACGGAACGTATTGCAACATGAATTATTCAAATAGAGGAGGAAATGCTGCGGCAAATGAAGAAATCAGTGCAATTGGTACATTCTCTTGGACAGCAGGAAGTAATTGTTCGAGTACGCCAGTTGCAGTTACAGGAGTAACTATTTCGCCAACTACAGCGACTTTAGGCGTTGGCGCAACCCAACAATTAACTCCAACTGTTGCTCCGGCAAACGCTACAAACAAAACGGTGAGTTATAGTTCTAATAATACTGGTGTAGCAACCGTAAATGGTTCAGGATTAGTTACTGCAATTGCTTCAGGATCTGCAACAATTACGGTTACAACTCAGGATGGAGCAAAAACTGCAACTGTTGTAATTACTGTAAATTCATCAAATATTGCGGTAACAAGTGTAAGTTTAAGTCCAACAACAGCATCATTGGCAGTAGGAGCAACGCAACAATTAACGCCAACGGTTTTGCCTTCGAATGCAACGAATAAATCGGTTAGTTATGCTTCTAATAATACTGGCGTAGCAACTGTTAATGCTTCGGGTTTAGTGACGGCTGTTTCTAACGGAACGGCAACAATTACAGTAACAACTGTAGACGGAAGCAAAACAAGTACAGCTGCAATTACGGTTAGTACGGCAACAGGAAACTATTTTACAATCAAAAATAAATGGACTGGCAATTATTTATATGATGCCGGAGCGAATGTAGGATATGGCGCAACTGTAGCAAATAATAACTACAAATGGGAAAAAGTTGCTGTTGATGCTACTTATTATATCCTAAAAAATGTAGGCACGGGAGATATCATGAATATTGAAAATTTGACTGGTGCGGTACAATGTAATGCCGGATCAACAGGTTGGTATAGTGCACAATGGTCAACTGAAAATGTTGATGCTACATGGGTAAGAATTAAAAACAGATGGCAAACGGGAAGCATGATTCATATCGAAAATCTGAATGGTTCTGCTCAATATGCCGGAGGTCAAAACAACTGGGAAAGTGCGCAATGGCAATTTCAAAGTACTTCGACATCCAAAAGAGCAAATGGTATTGAAACAGCAGTAACGGTTGAGAATAATTCGCTGGTTAGTCTTTATCCAAATCCTTCGATCAATAATGAGTTTAATGTTGTTTTTCCAGATCTAAAAGCTGGTAATCAAGCAACAGTAACGGTTACAGATATAAACGGAAGAAAGGTTTTGGTAAACAAACTGAATACATCTGGAAAAATTGATCATCATTTGACTTCAGGAGTTTATATTGTTACCATTAGTTCTAATGAATTTAATGTGTCTAAAAAACTGATTGTGAAGTAA
- a CDS encoding class I SAM-dependent methyltransferase yields the protein MTDKSQLRSSIFRHLDGLAVAPVAIALKNHGVLEFILEKKQTHLSELVTVFKANEGYLNVALRILVSQDFLEYEVNNETQEIKISVNEKTEIAFSMFHLYQDVVDLLHFSTQFHSRLFDDAPFEKLNIIFEKYKKRYGIEPSDNPLKNDIQEQVLKHIEGYLIGPTIVRLAMNGMFHKYFMETSFRPEEFHKSPENFKKILDFFVHLGWFLEKNGNYQFTEVGLFFAKRASAYGVTVSYLPTFAKIEELIFGDPTVLRAIADGENEIHVDREMNVWGSGGAHDTYFKVVDEIIISLFNLPIEQQPKGILDMGCGNGAFLQHIFEVIERQTLRGKMLDDYPLFLVGADYNQAALKVTRANLIKADIWAKVIWGDIGRPDLLSDDLKENYNIDLKDLLNVRTFLDHNRIWTDPEHIHKERISKSTGAFAFRGKRISNNLVEDNLLEHLQKWSPYVRKFGLLLIELHTIDPKLAANNLGKTPATAYDATHGFSDQYIVELPVFNKIAAEAGLFPDNSFSKQFPDANIATVSINLLKGK from the coding sequence ATGACAGATAAATCACAACTCCGAAGCTCCATTTTCAGACATCTTGACGGCTTAGCTGTTGCTCCGGTAGCAATTGCATTAAAAAATCACGGCGTTTTAGAATTTATCTTAGAAAAAAAGCAAACTCACTTATCTGAACTTGTAACTGTTTTTAAAGCAAATGAAGGTTATCTGAATGTTGCTTTAAGAATTTTGGTTTCTCAGGACTTTTTAGAATACGAAGTCAATAACGAAACACAGGAAATTAAGATTTCTGTAAATGAAAAAACAGAAATTGCTTTTTCAATGTTTCATCTTTATCAGGATGTGGTTGATTTACTCCATTTTTCTACCCAGTTTCATTCCCGCCTTTTTGATGACGCTCCATTTGAAAAACTCAATATTATTTTCGAAAAATATAAAAAAAGATACGGAATCGAACCTTCTGATAATCCTTTGAAAAATGATATTCAGGAACAAGTTTTAAAACACATTGAAGGATATTTAATTGGTCCAACAATCGTTCGTTTAGCGATGAACGGAATGTTTCACAAATACTTTATGGAAACTTCTTTCAGACCAGAAGAGTTTCATAAATCTCCTGAAAATTTCAAAAAAATACTAGACTTTTTTGTTCATCTTGGATGGTTTCTTGAAAAAAATGGAAATTATCAATTTACCGAAGTCGGTTTGTTTTTTGCCAAAAGAGCCAGTGCTTATGGCGTTACCGTTTCGTATTTACCAACATTTGCCAAAATTGAGGAATTAATTTTTGGTGATCCAACCGTTTTAAGAGCAATTGCCGATGGCGAAAACGAAATTCATGTTGATCGCGAAATGAATGTTTGGGGAAGCGGCGGTGCTCACGATACTTATTTTAAAGTTGTCGATGAAATTATTATAAGTCTTTTTAATTTGCCAATTGAGCAACAACCAAAAGGAATCCTGGATATGGGTTGCGGCAATGGTGCTTTTCTGCAACATATTTTTGAAGTAATCGAAAGACAAACCTTAAGAGGAAAAATGCTCGATGATTATCCACTATTTCTCGTTGGAGCCGATTATAATCAGGCTGCACTAAAAGTAACCAGAGCTAATCTTATAAAAGCAGATATTTGGGCAAAAGTAATTTGGGGAGATATTGGTCGTCCCGATTTACTTTCTGATGACTTGAAAGAAAATTATAACATCGATTTAAAAGATTTGCTTAACGTGAGAACTTTTCTAGATCACAATCGAATTTGGACAGATCCGGAACACATTCACAAAGAAAGAATCAGTAAATCTACCGGCGCATTTGCCTTTCGAGGAAAAAGAATCAGCAACAATTTGGTCGAAGATAATCTTCTGGAGCATTTACAAAAATGGTCGCCATATGTTCGTAAATTCGGTTTACTTTTGATCGAATTGCATACTATAGATCCAAAACTTGCAGCCAATAATTTAGGAAAAACTCCTGCAACAGCTTACGACGCCACACACGGTTTTTCTGATCAATATATTGTTGAGCTTCCTGTTTTTAATAAAATTGCTGCAGAAGCAGGATTATTTCCCGATAACTCCTTTTCTAAACAATTTCCTGACGCTAATATCGCTACGGTAAGTATCAATTTATTAAAAGGAAAATAA
- a CDS encoding NAD(P)/FAD-dependent oxidoreductase — protein MEVENKETSWIICEECQGRGKKSRGITKKAKLRYQNALAQFEKTNGETTAPIPPKGHQHICPKCSGSGLIPSENPPVADTENYPHVAIIGGGIGGVALAVACLHRKIPFTIYERDTSFDARSQGYGLTLQQASKAIEGLGIFSLKDRVISTRHLVHTTEGKVIGEWGIRKWIQSDEKTSTKRSNMHIARQSLRLALLEQLGGHDAIKWGHQLIDYTKCDDESIALNFQVDGEIKSVKTDLVVGADGIRSSIRNLLIGEESAPLRYLDCIVILGICPLNALENLDNSLLDSATVFQTANGNERIYIMPYKADSVMWQLSFPMPEDEAKALSAKGPKALKEEACLRTQWHDPIPQILLATAEAQISGYPVYDRELLQPELLEKAGSITLIGDAAHPMSPFKGQGANQALLDALMLARGISKGCRPSSEWRKLGIRKNVLTEFEAEMLKRSATKVKDSADAAQFLHSDIVLHEGDEPRGRCLKRKDA, from the coding sequence GTGGAAGTAGAAAATAAAGAAACGAGTTGGATCATTTGCGAAGAATGTCAGGGACGCGGTAAAAAAAGCCGTGGAATTACCAAAAAAGCAAAACTTCGCTATCAAAATGCGTTAGCCCAATTTGAAAAAACAAATGGCGAAACAACCGCTCCAATTCCTCCAAAAGGACACCAACACATTTGCCCGAAATGTTCCGGATCGGGATTGATTCCTTCTGAAAATCCTCCTGTTGCAGATACAGAAAACTACCCGCACGTTGCTATTATTGGCGGCGGAATTGGCGGAGTTGCTCTGGCTGTAGCTTGTTTACACCGAAAAATTCCCTTTACGATTTATGAACGCGATACTAGTTTTGACGCCAGATCTCAAGGTTACGGACTTACTTTGCAACAAGCGAGTAAAGCCATCGAAGGATTAGGTATTTTTTCGCTAAAAGACCGCGTAATTTCAACAAGACATTTGGTACATACTACTGAAGGTAAGGTTATTGGAGAATGGGGAATTCGAAAATGGATTCAGTCTGACGAGAAAACTTCTACGAAACGTTCTAATATGCATATCGCGCGTCAATCGCTGCGTTTGGCATTATTGGAACAACTTGGCGGACATGATGCCATAAAATGGGGACATCAATTAATTGATTATACCAAATGTGACGACGAAAGTATTGCACTAAACTTTCAAGTTGATGGCGAAATAAAAAGCGTCAAAACCGATCTTGTTGTTGGTGCCGATGGTATTCGAAGTTCGATCAGAAACTTGCTAATTGGCGAAGAATCTGCTCCTTTACGTTATCTGGATTGTATCGTGATTTTGGGTATTTGTCCATTAAATGCGCTTGAAAATCTTGATAATTCTTTATTAGATTCTGCTACGGTTTTTCAAACTGCAAATGGCAATGAACGAATTTATATTATGCCTTATAAAGCAGATTCTGTAATGTGGCAACTTAGTTTTCCGATGCCGGAAGATGAAGCTAAAGCATTAAGTGCCAAAGGTCCAAAAGCACTTAAAGAAGAAGCGTGTTTAAGAACACAATGGCACGATCCGATTCCGCAAATTTTATTGGCAACTGCCGAAGCTCAAATTTCAGGATATCCTGTTTATGACCGCGAATTACTTCAACCGGAATTGTTGGAAAAAGCTGGTTCAATAACTTTAATTGGCGATGCTGCACATCCTATGAGTCCGTTTAAAGGGCAAGGTGCAAACCAGGCTTTACTTGATGCACTTATGCTCGCTCGCGGAATTTCAAAAGGTTGCAGACCTTCATCTGAATGGAGAAAACTCGGAATAAGAAAAAATGTCTTAACCGAATTTGAAGCCGAAATGTTGAAACGAAGCGCCACCAAAGTAAAAGATTCAGCCGATGCTGCTCAATTTCTACATTCTGATATTGTACTTCATGAAGGCGACGAACCTCGAGGACGTTGTTTAAAGCGAAAAGACGCTTAA
- a CDS encoding Crp/Fnr family transcriptional regulator — translation MFESLFNYLELFQKRPSEDKNSIEQILEYRTVKEGEILFEEGKIANEIFFVCKGVLKIVSINDKGNEIIHFFFSENQFCTILKSFTENTFSTDRIQAAFDAEVIVFKKNKLELLYQELPYFKSILDNIFQQSLLNKVELRNFYLGEDATSRYQKFIVRQANIASRISQTDIASYLGIAKQSLSRIKKNTL, via the coding sequence ATGTTTGAATCCCTTTTTAATTATTTAGAACTTTTTCAAAAAAGACCTTCGGAAGATAAAAACAGTATTGAACAGATTTTAGAATATCGAACTGTAAAAGAAGGTGAAATTCTGTTTGAGGAAGGAAAAATTGCAAACGAAATTTTTTTTGTTTGTAAAGGTGTTTTGAAAATAGTAAGTATTAATGATAAAGGGAATGAAATTATCCATTTCTTTTTTAGCGAAAATCAGTTTTGTACGATTTTAAAAAGCTTTACTGAAAATACATTTTCAACAGATAGAATTCAAGCAGCATTTGATGCAGAAGTAATTGTTTTCAAGAAAAATAAATTAGAGCTTTTGTATCAGGAATTGCCTTATTTCAAAAGCATTTTAGACAATATATTTCAACAGTCTTTGCTTAATAAAGTTGAATTGCGTAATTTTTATCTTGGTGAAGATGCAACTTCGCGTTATCAAAAATTTATTGTTCGACAAGCTAATATTGCGTCGAGAATTTCACAAACCGATATTGCTTCTTATCTGGGAATTGCAAAACAATCTTTAAGCCGAATTAAAAAGAATACACTCTAA
- the fdhD gene encoding formate dehydrogenase accessory sulfurtransferase FdhD, which yields MEMNNLELVSIKEVLIKKVNGFNSSTVSDILSVEEPLEIKIEYGPENQRIQKNVSVTMRTPGNDPELAIGFLFTEGIISSYHVVKNAFHLQTGCKFEKKNNILIELKEDFIPHLMQADRNFYTSSSCGVCGKGSIESIKTVSSFNHTNRPQLSLSTDILHQLPQKLRLAQSDFASTGGIHASGLFSIEGNLMLLQEDVGRHNALDKLIGAALASDLLPLNQHILLLSGRASFELIQKAAMAGISIVAAIGAPSSLAVELAKEFNITLLGFLKEDRFNIYNSSDEVIIETSHQY from the coding sequence ATGGAAATGAATAATTTGGAATTAGTTTCCATTAAGGAAGTACTAATTAAAAAGGTCAATGGTTTCAACAGTTCAACGGTATCGGATATTCTTTCTGTAGAAGAGCCTTTGGAAATCAAGATCGAATACGGACCTGAAAATCAAAGGATACAAAAGAACGTTTCTGTAACTATGCGAACTCCCGGAAATGATCCGGAACTTGCCATAGGTTTTTTATTTACCGAAGGAATTATATCGTCTTATCATGTTGTAAAAAATGCTTTTCATTTACAAACCGGATGTAAATTCGAAAAGAAAAATAATATTCTTATTGAGTTAAAAGAGGATTTTATTCCGCATTTAATGCAGGCAGATCGTAATTTTTATACTTCTTCGAGTTGTGGCGTTTGCGGAAAAGGTTCGATTGAATCCATAAAAACCGTTAGTTCTTTTAATCACACAAACAGACCTCAATTAAGTCTTTCGACAGACATTTTACATCAATTGCCACAAAAATTAAGATTAGCCCAAAGCGACTTTGCTTCAACAGGAGGAATTCATGCTTCCGGCCTTTTTTCTATTGAAGGAAATCTTATGCTTTTGCAGGAAGATGTAGGGCGTCACAATGCTTTGGATAAGCTAATTGGCGCCGCTTTGGCTTCAGATTTATTGCCTTTAAACCAACATATTTTACTTCTTAGCGGAAGAGCCAGTTTTGAGTTAATTCAAAAAGCAGCTATGGCCGGAATATCGATTGTCGCGGCAATTGGTGCTCCGTCAAGTCTTGCGGTAGAATTGGCAAAAGAATTTAATATCACACTTTTGGGATTTCTGAAAGAAGATCGTTTTAATATCTATAATTCCAGCGATGAAGTGATAATAGAAACTTCGCATCAATACTGA
- a CDS encoding SDR family oxidoreductase: MENLKGKKVVIIGGSSGIGLATAKSIASKGGNVIIVSSNQGRIDKALQEISAESIGYAVDVTNEIQVKNLFEKIGSFDHLIFTAGENLILSNVEDTTLEDARNYFNIRYWGAFAAVKYAAKFINPKGSIVLTSGIASNRPNKGWALGASICAAMEGFTRAMAMELAPIRVNIVSPGVVKTELWGGMSESDREAMYANIGNALPVIRVGEAEDIAKTFLYLLEQEYGTGQTLIIDGGTSLV; encoded by the coding sequence ATGGAAAATCTAAAAGGCAAAAAGGTAGTAATTATTGGTGGAAGTTCAGGAATTGGCTTAGCTACAGCAAAATCAATTGCTTCAAAAGGAGGAAATGTAATTATTGTTTCGAGTAATCAAGGACGCATTGATAAAGCTTTACAAGAAATATCCGCTGAAAGTATAGGATATGCGGTTGATGTAACAAACGAAATTCAGGTAAAAAATCTTTTCGAAAAAATTGGTTCATTTGATCATTTAATCTTTACTGCGGGAGAAAATCTTATTCTTTCAAATGTTGAAGATACTACTTTGGAAGATGCCAGAAATTATTTTAATATTCGTTATTGGGGCGCTTTTGCAGCTGTAAAATATGCAGCAAAATTTATAAATCCTAAAGGTTCTATTGTTTTAACAAGTGGTATTGCAAGTAACAGACCCAATAAAGGTTGGGCTTTGGGCGCGAGTATTTGTGCTGCTATGGAAGGCTTTACAAGAGCAATGGCTATGGAATTAGCGCCAATAAGAGTAAATATTGTTTCTCCTGGAGTTGTAAAAACAGAACTTTGGGGCGGTATGTCAGAAAGTGACAGAGAAGCTATGTACGCCAATATCGGAAATGCATTGCCGGTTATACGAGTGGGCGAGGCGGAAGATATTGCTAAAACATTCCTGTATTTATTAGAGCAGGAATATGGAACCGGGCAAACATTAATTATTGACGGCGGCACTTCGTTAGTTTAA